A part of Solibacillus sp. FSL H8-0538 genomic DNA contains:
- a CDS encoding SprT family protein — protein MTDEQAQQLVEDLSLQYFNRPFLHNAYFNNRLKSTGGRYLLRSHNIELNKKLYDYFGIDELRGIILHELCHYHLHIQGLGYKHRDKDFRMLLLEVGAPRFCSTIEETPLKRRPKTIHFYGCARCQQLYKRKRKMDVTKYRCSKCAGEIRLIMSENNGLNN, from the coding sequence TTGACGGATGAACAAGCCCAACAATTAGTAGAAGATTTATCATTACAGTATTTTAATCGGCCGTTTTTACATAATGCCTATTTCAATAACCGTTTAAAATCAACGGGAGGCCGATACTTGTTAAGATCACATAATATAGAACTAAATAAAAAGCTGTATGATTATTTTGGAATAGATGAATTGCGGGGCATTATTTTACATGAGCTTTGCCACTACCATTTACATATTCAAGGATTAGGGTATAAGCATCGTGATAAGGACTTCCGTATGTTACTGCTAGAAGTAGGCGCACCGAGATTTTGCTCTACTATAGAAGAAACTCCATTAAAACGTCGTCCAAAGACGATTCATTTCTATGGATGCGCGCGTTGTCAGCAACTATATAAACGAAAAAGAAAAATGGACGTAACAAAATATAGATGTAGTAAATGCGCAGGTGAAATTCGTTTAATAATGAGCGAGAATAATGGACTTAACAATTAA
- a CDS encoding NUDIX hydrolase, with amino-acid sequence MDLTIKLNETILNCRVAGVLIKEQYVLLHKTVADDFWILPGGRIKVNENSIVALKREMLEELTIEITCDELLWLAENFFEHNGIDYHEYGFYYKIASDHLDVTDEIIYGRESELYLYKWFKIDQLDEIEVYPRFIKDHILDSNFKHFIENR; translated from the coding sequence ATGGACTTAACAATTAAACTCAATGAAACTATTTTAAATTGTCGAGTAGCAGGTGTACTTATAAAAGAGCAGTATGTTTTGCTGCATAAAACTGTAGCAGATGACTTTTGGATATTACCAGGAGGTAGGATTAAAGTAAATGAAAATAGTATAGTTGCTCTTAAACGTGAAATGCTAGAAGAATTAACTATAGAAATAACGTGTGACGAACTTTTATGGTTAGCTGAGAATTTTTTTGAACATAATGGTATTGATTATCATGAATACGGATTTTATTACAAAATCGCCTCAGACCATTTAGATGTGACAGACGAAATAATTTATGGCCGTGAAAGTGAACTTTATTTATATAAGTGGTTTAAAATTGACCAGTTAGATGAAATCGAGGTATATCCACGTTTTATTAAAGATCATATACTCGACTCCAACTTTAAGCATTTTATAGAAAATCGATAG